In the genome of Deltaproteobacteria bacterium PRO3, one region contains:
- a CDS encoding NAD-dependent DNA ligase LigA has protein sequence MKKTATQKPIKEMAVPELEKAIRHHNDLYFKQAKPEISDYEFDRMVERLKELKPQSKVLEEIGSDLSEGGGKKLAHSSPMLSLDKAYTLEALRDWAAKLHGDVVASPKIDGLAIAIHYDAEGRLDRAETRGDGLKGDDITRNVQEVGDVPRKIPRGPLEVRGEVYMRRSVFKKYEGSFANPRNLAAGALKQKDPKKTADYD, from the coding sequence ATGAAAAAAACCGCAACGCAAAAACCCATCAAGGAAATGGCCGTCCCGGAGCTGGAAAAAGCGATCCGGCACCATAACGACCTCTATTTCAAGCAGGCCAAGCCCGAGATCAGCGACTACGAGTTCGACCGGATGGTCGAGCGCCTCAAGGAACTGAAGCCCCAATCGAAGGTCCTCGAGGAGATCGGCTCCGACTTGAGCGAGGGCGGCGGCAAGAAGCTCGCCCATTCCTCGCCGATGCTCAGCCTCGACAAGGCCTACACGCTGGAGGCCCTGCGAGACTGGGCGGCCAAGCTGCACGGCGACGTGGTCGCCTCGCCGAAGATCGACGGCCTGGCCATCGCCATCCACTACGACGCCGAGGGGCGCTTGGACAGGGCCGAGACCCGCGGCGACGGCCTCAAGGGCGACGACATCACCCGCAACGTCCAGGAGGTGGGCGACGTCCCGCGCAAGATTCCCCGCGGGCCCCTCGAGGTGCGCGGCGAGGTCTACATGCGTCGCTCGGTCTTCAAGAAGTACGAGGGGAGCTTCGCCAACCCGCGCAACCTCGCGGCCGGCGCCCTCAAGCAGAAAGACCCCAAGAAGACGGCCGACTACGAC